Proteins encoded within one genomic window of Companilactobacillus sp.:
- the yajC gene encoding preprotein translocase subunit YajC encodes MENLNILTLGAAASGGVGQYGMLIFIIILFVGMYFISIRPQRKQQQKRQEMLKEMSKGDKVVTLGGIKGTIESIDRDSKEVVVDCDGIYLTFDLNFIRQASAGDHVKDSTDRNAKKDDKPAEETKEADKSEDKASDDKAEESKEEAPKAEAKSEDKSDDTDK; translated from the coding sequence GTGGAAAATTTGAATATATTAACACTAGGCGCAGCTGCTAGCGGTGGCGTTGGACAATATGGAATGCTTATTTTCATCATTATTTTGTTTGTAGGTATGTATTTCATTTCTATTCGTCCACAAAGAAAGCAACAACAAAAACGTCAAGAGATGCTTAAAGAAATGTCAAAAGGCGACAAGGTTGTTACACTTGGTGGTATCAAAGGAACAATCGAATCAATCGACCGTGACAGTAAAGAAGTCGTTGTTGATTGTGATGGTATCTACTTAACATTTGACTTGAACTTTATTCGTCAAGCTAGTGCTGGAGATCATGTTAAAGACAGCACAGACAGAAATGCTAAAAAGGATGACAAGCCAGCTGAAGAAACTAAAGAAGCTGACAAGTCAGAAGACAAAGCATCAGACGATAAAGCTGAAGAATCAAAGGAAGAAGCACCCAAAGCAGAAGCAAAATCTGAAGACAAATCAGACGATACTGATAAATAA